In Onychostoma macrolepis isolate SWU-2019 chromosome 12, ASM1243209v1, whole genome shotgun sequence, a single window of DNA contains:
- the l3mbtl2 gene encoding lethal(3)malignant brain tumor-like protein 2, whose product MPNRCVAYGCGKFSGQNVAMFRFPKDPEEFRKWEKQVKKTRKKWVAKTYSHLCSEHFSKDCFDPKSYAAAKTMGFKGLRLKDGAVPTVFIRPPCSNCGGSGVSCSFCEKRRRGATTEPQHLASDEQEWTFMNDGEEGIVDGEHHSQQNSSDEDVHNSMTLSSCAESDGIVTCEMCGTKGTTETFFSRSKRFCSVSCSRSYSSNSKKSSILARLQGRPPTRKSSHKLSLKSQTEASHSKVNEQHQESRAFGQDATLAGFDWGNYLEKSGLLAAPVSCFRHVPLCAQWDDIYVGLKVEVLNTHTALPSKVYWIATVVQLTGYMALLRYEGFEDDDSHDLWCNLGTADVHPIGWCAVNSKLLVPPQEVHQHIKDWKSYLMERLVGAHTLPVDFHVKMADSLRCPLRQGVRVEVVDRSQVSRTRLAVVDTVIGGRLRLLYEDGGLGPSGEVLSDFWCHMQSPLLHPVGWSERVGHSIKETDTSVNMSSHPAFRKVLQNSVPDQFKKLRTVYMGDTFFEEGMKLEAIDPLNLGNICVASVRKVLLDGYIMVGIDGVEIGDGSDWFCYHASSHAILPVGYCENNNIPLTLPPGYDHATFSWTKYLEETGTVAAPRRLFNTDDVGHGLTSGMKLEAVDLMEPRLVCVATVRRCVGRLLLLHFDGWEPEFDQWVDCQSPEIYPVGWCEITSYQLQPPIGPEPPQGQERLHTSKKAKPFMGRRKRRFVKKNMSKCTSKTQPTENPEKNRSKEASNPSVTPPSLQIKTEPEEEIIAVKVKVEEMETPLLSKESDNPERFTTFKQEDSV is encoded by the exons ATGCCTAACCGATGTGTTGCTTATGGCTGTGGGAAGTTCAGCGGGCAAAATGTCGCAATGTTCAGATTTCCCAAAGACCCCGAGGAGTTCCGCAAATGGGAGAAGCAGGTCAAGAAGACCCGAAAGAAATGGGTCGCCAAGACGTACTCCCATCTATGCTCTGAGCACTTCAGCAAAGACTGCTTTGATCCGAAATCTTATGCCGCTGCAAAGACGATGGGATTCAAAGGGCTGAGACTGAAGGATGGAGCTGTCCCGACGGTTTTCATCCGACCACCGTGCAGTAACTGCGGAGGAAGCGGTGTCTCCTGTTCCTTTTGTGAGAAGAGGAGACGCGGAGCCACCACTGAACCTCAACATCTCGCATCA GATGAACAGGAATGGACATTTATGAATGACGGAGAAGAGGGAATAGTTGATGGAGAACACCACAGTCAGCAGAATTCCAGTGATGAAGATGTTCATAATTCTATGACACTTTCTTCCTGTGCAGAAAGTGATGGAATAG TTACATGTGAAATGTGTGGAACCAAAGGCACCACGGAAACCTTCTTCTCCAGGTCCAAGCGCTTCTGTAGTGTGTCATGCTCGCGTTCATACTCATCCAACTCAAAGAAATCCTCAATTCTTGCACGGCTCCAG GGAAGGCCACCCACTAGGAAGTCATCACACAAACTGTCTCTGAAATCACAGACTGAGGCTTCACACTCAAAAGTCAATGAGCAGCATCAGGAGAGCAGAGCATTTGGACAAGATG CTACTTTGGCTGGGTTTGACTGGGGTAATTACCTTGAGAAAAGTGGCCTCCTCGCTGCCCCAGTATCCTGCTTCAGACAT GTACCACTCTGCGCTCAATGGGACGACATCTATGTGGGGTTAAAAGTGGAGGTTCTCAACACTCACACAGCCTTGCCGAGTAAGGTGTACTGGATCGCCACTGTTGTTCAGCTGACAG GCTATATGGCTCTTCTGCGTTATGAGGGTTTTGAGGATGATGACAGCCATGACCTGTGGTGTAATTTAGGCACAGCTGATGTTCATCCTATTGGCTGGTGTGCAGTGAACAGCAAGCTCCTGGTGCCCCCTCAAG AGGTCCACCAGCATATTAAAGACTGGAAATCCTACCTGATGGAGAGACTGGTTGGAGCACACACTCTTCCTGTTGACTTTCATGTCAAG ATGGCAGACAGTTTGAGGTGTCCGCTCAGGCAGGGGGTTCGGGTGGAGGTGGTCGATCGCTCACAGGTGAGCCGTACTCGTTTGGCAGTGGTGGATACTGTCATAGGAGGCCGACTCAGACTGCTGTATGAGGATGGGGGACTGGGACCCTCGGGTGAAGTGCTCTCAGATTTCTGGTGTCACATGCAGAGTCCTCTATTACACCCTGTAGGCTGGTCTGAAAGAGTGGGCCACTCAATTAAAGAAACAG ATACGAGTGTCAACATGAGTAGCCATCCAGCATTTCGCAAAGTCCTTCAAAACAGTGTGCCAGATCAGTTCAAGAAG TTGAGGACAGTGTACATGGGAGATACGTTTTTTGAGGAAGGCATGAAACTTGAAGCAATTGATCCTCTGAATCTTGGGAACATCTGCGTTGCATCAGTCCGTAAG GTGTTGCTGGATGGATACATCATGGTAGGCATTGACGGTGTCGAGATCGGTGATGGCTCTGACTGGTTTTGTTATCATGCCAGCTCACATGCCATTTTACCTGTTGGATACTGCGAGAACAACAACATACCTCTTACCCTACCTCCTG GTTATGATCATGCCACATTCTCATGGACGAAATATTTAGAAGAAACAGGAACTGTAGCTGCTCCACGAAGACTTTTCAACACA GATGATGTAGGCCATGGCCTTACCTCAGGTATGAAGCTAGAGGCAGTGGACCTCATGGAGCCACGGTTGGTGTGTGTGGCCACTGTTAGGCGCTGCGTAGGCCGGCTTCTCCTCCTTCACTTTGATGGCTGGGAGCCTGAGTTTGATCAGTGGGTAGACTGTCAGTCTCCTGAAATTTATCCAGTGGGCTGGTGTGAAATCACTAGCTACCAGCTGCAGCCACCCATCGGCCCgg AACCACCTCAGGGTCAGGAACGCTTACACACAAGTAAAAAGGCAAAACCATTTATGGGAAGGAGGA AGCGAAGGtttgtaaagaaaaacatgAGTAAATGCACATCTAAAACCCAGCCCACTGAGAATCCAGAGAAGAATCGATCAAAAGAGGCATCAAACCCATCTGTCACTCCTCCTAGCTTACAAATAAAGACTGAACCTGAGGAAGAAA TTATTGCAGTAAAAGTGAAGGTGGAGGAAATGGAAACCCCTTTATTATCCAAAGAAAGTGACAACCCAGAACGCTTCACAACTTTCAAACAGGAGGACTCAGTTTAA